A genomic region of Miscanthus floridulus cultivar M001 chromosome 3, ASM1932011v1, whole genome shotgun sequence contains the following coding sequences:
- the LOC136543507 gene encoding uncharacterized protein — MECSLIEHIIPHGVAILQYADDTIICLKHEMEGAVNMKFLLYMYEMMAGYQRREGEDEFDSIPFRFPLRSVASPPRAPSVWGGVAPPGGAAAGVARRGPEGDAEGRGHAAGVCVGGAVAPPGGAAAGVARRGREGDAEDREGAAGGWSGGGDAGGGRRRARRRDGVAWSRRVSVACL, encoded by the exons ATGGAGTGTTCACTGATAGAACACATTATTCCTCATGGTGTGGCCATCTtgcaatatgcagatgacacaaTCATATGTCTTAAGCATGAAATGGAAGGAGCTGTTAATatgaaatttctactgtacatgtATGAAATGATGGCTGGATAT CAACGACGAGAAGGTGAGGACGAATTCGACTCGATTCCGTTCCGATTCCCGCTCCGCTCGGTGGCCTCGCCGCCGCGGGCGCCGTCGGTGTGGGGGGGGGTGGCGCCGCCGGGTGGAGCCGCCGCGGGCGTGGCGCGCCGGGGCCCGGAGGGCGACGCCGAGGGGCGCGGCCACGCCGccggtgtgtgtgtggggggggcgGTGGCGCCGCCGGGTGGAGCCGCCGCGGGCGTGGCGCGCCGGGGCCGGGAGGGCGACGCCGAGGACCGGGAGGGCGCCGCCGGGGGATGGAGCGGGGGCGGGGACGCCGGCGGGGGGAGGCGGCGGGCACGCCGGCGGGACGGGGTCGCGTGGTCGCGGCGTGTGTCTGTGGCGTGT ttatag
- the LOC136545435 gene encoding uncharacterized protein produces the protein MGKHLVKNGFTSDYTRWTYHGEADRGRDEVLRQRIEEYDDDAGVGDMLNDYHEAHFDEASREEEPEATAKAYYDMLSAAQQPLHGHTKVSQLDAIARLMAVKSQFTLSRDAFDIMLAVFGSLLPDGHILPKSMYEAQKLLRALKMPYEQIHACPKGCILFRKEYAEEKYCVKCESSRFLEVDSGDGQKRQLAIPVKILRYLPFIPRIQRLYMTVEFAKQMTWHKNGRRYNPEKMVHPSDGEAWTRFDEIYPEKALEARNVRVALATDGFNPYGMAAAPYTCWPLFVIPLNLPPGVIFQRQNIFLSLIIPEHPGNNMSVYMEPLIDDLIRAWEEGVWTYDRATKTNFKMHVWYQYSLHDLPAYGIFCCWCVHGRFPCPVCKASLMFIWLTKGGKYSSFDKHRQFLPPDHPFRLDIKNFTKDVVVTDPAPQMMTGAVVRAQLDALEVNKQEGGFVGYGEQHAWTRKSCLWNLPYFDDLLLPHNIDVMHTEKNIAEAIFGTIMDIPDKTKDNVKARMDQARLCDRPKLDMAPPRAGKSWRKPKADFVLTRAQRREVLEWFQTLMFPDGYAANLKRGVNLATMRVNGLKSHDYHIWLERLLPVMVRGYVPDHVWQVLAELSNFFRQLCAKELSRTVVAEMEKMAPVLLCKLEKIFPPGFFNPMQHMILHLPYEARMGGPVQGRWCYSIERCQKVLRTKCKNKCKIEASIAEAYILEEVSNFTTKYYADNLPSVHNPPSRYNADGDESSLSIFRGQLGSASGATHKTLKHEEWRIIMLYVLTNLSEVEPYMMEFHRQFWRKSRKPTPHESDTLLKEGAGNGKPDFISWFKQKGQTEASMNVELRQVANGCSYKVKSFTGYDVNGYRFHTTRHEQSR, from the exons ATGggcaaacatcttgtgaagaatggatttacgtcaGACTACACCAGGTGGACCTACCATGGTGAAGCTGATCGTGGGAGAGACGAGGTcttgagacaacgcatcgaggaatatgatgatgatgccggagtgggagacatgttaaatgactaccatgaagcacacttcgatgaagcaagtagggaggaggagccagaggctaccgcaaaggcgtattatgacatgttgtctgcggcacaacaaccccttcacgggcataccaaggtttctcaactggatgccattgcacgcctaatggctGTGAAGTCTCAGTTTAccttgagtcgagacgcctttgaTATTATGCTGGCAGTTTTTGGTAGCctgctcccggatggtcacatcttgccaaagagcatgtatgaggcacagaaactccttcgtgcacttaagatgccatacgagcagatacatgcttgtccgaagggatgcatcttatttaggaaagagtatgcggaagaaaagtactgtgtgaagtgcgaatcgtctaggttcctagaggtagactctggtgatggtcagaagaggcagctcgcaatccccgtgaagatcctacggtaccttcctttcataccgaggatccaacggctttacatGACTGTGGAAtttgcgaaacagatgacatggcacaaaaacggacgtcgatacaatcctgagaagatggtacacccatccgatggtgaagcctggacaaggtttgatgagaTTTATCCTGAGAAAGCtttagaggctcgtaatgtacgtgttgcgctggcaacagatgggtttaaTCCTTACGGAATGGCGGCTGCCCCGTACACCTGTTGGCCattgttcgttatccccctcaatctcccccctggcgtcatctttcaacgacagaacatattcttatcgttgataattccagaacacccggggaataatatgagtgtgtacatggagcctctgattgatgatttgatccgtgcttgggaggaaggggtatggacatacgaccgagctacaaagacaaacttcaaaatgcatgtttggtaccagtactccctgcatgacttgccggcatatgggattttctgctgctggtgtgttcacgggaggttcccatgcccagtatgcaaggcttctctgatgttcatttggttgacgaagggtggaaagtattcttcgttcgacaaacatcgacaatttctccctcctgaccatccattcagactagacatcaagaactttacgaaagatgtCGTAGTTACAGACCCTGCACCGCAGATGATGACAGGAGCCGTGGTTCGTGCTCAGTTAGATGCTCTCgaggtcaataaacaagaaggtggttttgtgggatatggtgagcaacatgctTGGACTcggaagtcgtgcttgtggaacctcccctattttgatgatcttcttcttccacataacattgatgtaatgcacactgaaaagaatatcgctgaggcaatttttggtacaatcatggacattcctgataagacaaaggataacgttaaggctagaatggatcaagcgaggttatgcgACAGACCAAAGTTGGACATGGCGCCTCCTAGAGCCGGCAAGtcgtggagaaagcctaaggccgatttcgtcctgacgagggcccaaaggagggaggtactagaatggttccaaacgttaatgttccctgatgggtatgcagcgaatctgaagaggggagtgaacttagctactatgcgagtcaacgggctcaagagtcatgattaccacatatggcttgagcgtctacttccggtgatggttcgaggctatgtccctgatcatgtctggcaggtgctagcggagttgagcaatttctttcgccagctttgtgccaaggagttatctcgtaccgtggttgcagaaatggaaaaaatggcgcctgtgttgctctgtaagttggagaagatctttccacccggtttcttcaatccgatgcagcatatgattctacacctcccgtatgaagcaagaatgggggggcctgtgcagggccgttggtgctattcgattgagagatgtcaaaaggttcttcgaactaaatgtaaaaataaatgcaaaattgaagcatccattgcagaggcatacattctggaggaggtgtcaaacttcacaacaaaatattatgccgacaaccttcctaGTGTGCATAATCCACCATCTCGTTACAATGCCGACGGAGATGAATCGAGCCTTAGCATTtttcgagggcaactcggaagtgcaagtggtgcgacccataagaccttgaaacatgaagaatGGCGCattatcatgctgtatgtgttgaccaacctatccgaGGTGGAGCCATACATGAT ggaatttcatcgTCAATTCTGGCGTAAATCAAGGAAACCTACCCCGCACGAAAGTGATACCCTTCTCAaagagggtgcgggaaatggaaaacccgatttcatttcttggttcaagcaGAAG ggcCAAACCGAAGCGTCTATGAAtgtcgagttgagacaggttgccaatggTTGTTCCTATAAGGTCAAGtcgtttaccggttatgacgtcaatggatatcgctttcacacaacaaggcacgagcagagtcgg